A window of Nostoc sp. PCC 7120 = FACHB-418 genomic DNA:
CTAGTCCTTTGATATTCAGTTTTTCTACTGTGATAACATCATACTTTTTGAGTAAGTTATTGTGATTTGAACCATGTTTTGACCAAACGGACACGATACGCTTCACACCGCACTAGGACAACATATAGGTTCTTGGCAACTTTTGGTGATCTTGGTTGGGGAAAGGCAGAAGGCAGGAGTCAGAAAGATATAATTGAGATACGTCAAACTTCACTCCATCAAACATTTGAGGAATAAGCCTCAGCTTGGTTATGTTAGTGCTAAGTCATCTATTACCAGATTCAGCAAACTTGAAACTGGAAAATTGCATTCTTGACGAGATAAAAACTCAGATAAATGTGATTGTTTCCGCAATCACTAGAGTAGTTAATTGTCCGGTTTGTAACCAACCAACTCATAAAATTCATAGTCGCTATGAACGCTTATTAGCAGACTTACCCTGGGCTGACTACAGCA
This region includes:
- a CDS encoding transposase family protein gives rise to the protein MLVLSHLLPDSANLKLENCILDEIKTQINVIVSAITRVVNCPVCNQPTHKIHSRYERLLADLPWADYSITLQLKVRKFFCINKLCKRRIFTERLTNVRDHL